The nucleotide sequence GAACGTCCCCTCGATGCTGTTGGCCACGGCGGGAAGCTTCCTGTTCCTTGCGTTGGTCTTCTATCCCTTGGAGCGGGCGTTTCCCGCGAAGCACGGGCAGCGTTTCTTCCGCCCGGCGTGGTGGCTGGATCTTTGCTTCTTCCTCGGGCAGTATCTCCTGTGGAGCGGGATCGTGCTGTGGGTGCTGAGCCGCTTCGGCGACTGGATCGATGGCGTGGTGCCGGCTGCGTTTCGTGCGGCGGTCGCAGGTCAGCCATGGTGGCTGCAGGCGGTGGAGGTGATCTTGCTCAGCGACTTCTTCGTCTATTGGGGGCACCGCCTCCAGCATCGGGTGCCATTCCTGTGGCGCTTCCACTCGGTGCATCACAGCGCCGAGCACCTGGATTGGCTGGCGGCACACCGGGAGCATCCGCTCGATACCGTCTATACGATGGGGCTCATCAATCTGCCCGTCTTCCTGCTGGGTTTTCCGCTGGAGACGCTGGCGGGCCTCATCGCCTTCCGTGGCATCTGGGCGATCTACATTCACTCGAATGTGCGGCTGCCCATCGGTCCGTTGCGCTGGTTCGTCGGTGCGCCGGAGCTTCATCACTGGCACCACGACCGTGTGCGTGACGCCGGGAACTACGCGAACATCTCGCCGCTGATGGACCTAGCCTTCGGGACATACCGTTGTCCCGATCACGAGCCGGAATCCTTCGGCGTGAACGAGGAAATGCCGCGCAGCTACTTCGGGCAGATGCTTCATCCCTTCAGACGGAAGAAACGCAAGGCTTCCCGAGCGGCGGAGGAAATCATCGCGGATAGGACAGCGCCCGCCACAGATACTCCGCCGGACCCGAGTTGTGGCGTGAAAGCCACCAGCGGCTGAAGATCATCTGGAAGGCGAAGATGATCGCCGACAGTGCAAGGCCTTCACAGAAAGAGGCTTGGCCATAGAGGCCGAGTCCGAAGGGCATGAAGACCGCATTCGCGATGATCGACTGGAGCAGGTAGTTCGTCAGCGACATCCTGCCGACACAGCGCAGGCTCTTCATAAGATCCGAGGCCGCAATGCGGGTGTGCAGTCGTGCGAAGCCCGCCATGTATCCCCAGGCAAGCATCCAGTTCCCCACGAGGATGGCGAGATAGGCGAAGATCGAGGCGTCCCGGCTGATCGGTTCCGGGCCTCGGAAGATGATCAAGGCGATGATGGTGATGACCAGCGCGACAAGAAAGGCGATGACGAAGCCTCGGCCCACCTTGAAGCCAGGGCTCAGCCAATCCAGAAAGCGGCCTGATTTACCGGTCGCCAATCCCGTGACAAAGAAGAGGAACGCATAGGAGAAGTCGCTCAGGTAAGCCGTCACCCAGACCATTTTCCACTCCTGGATGCGGAGCTGAATGACGCCGGGCAGTGAGGCTTGCCGATATCCCTCAATCCAAAGCTCGATGGACTCCCGGTCCGCGTAAACGGCACCGCTCTCGTGGAAGGCCAACGTCAGGATGACGTGGGCGGCAATGGAGATCAGGGCGATCGCAAGGACGACGCCCGCAAGCGTGCGGGCTCTCCATCCGAGCAGGATGGGGGAGAGCAATCCGAAGATCCCGTAGACCGCGAGTATGTCACCGGGCCACAGCAGGATCCCGTGGATCACCCCGGCAGCGAGGAGCAGGACCATCCGCCAGCGAATGAACGGGCCGAAGGCGAGTCCTCGTGACGCAGCCCGTTTCTCCTGAAGCGCGAGACCGACGCCGAAGAGGAAGGCGAAGATGCTCATGAACTTCCCGGAGACGAGCCAAAGAAGCACGGTTTCCGCGACTTCATTCCAAGGCCCCGGATGATGGAAGTCCTCGGAAGGATAGAGAAAGGAGACGAGCGGGAACTTGAATCCCGACATGTTTGCAAGCAGCACGCCAAAGAGCGCGAAACCGCGGAGTGCATCTAACAGGACAATCCTGTCCTCCGTCCCGACCGGTCGGAAGGAAGCTTCGTCACTTGAAAGCGGGAAGCCCGGGGGAGGGATGGGAGAGGTTTCCACCCGGGCCGCAGCCTCCGATGGTTCTGTCACGCGTGCTGCAGGTAGCGCCGCTGGGCTTCGGCCTCCGCGTTCTGCGGGACTGCGTCGTTCTCCGGCTTGGTGTCGGCGATGAGTTCGTCGCGGAATTTCGCGATGATCGCTTCCACCGGCCAGGACGAGGCTTCACCGAAGGCGCAGATGGTGCGGCCGTCGATCTGGTAGGCCACGCTCTCCAGCGTCGCGACGTCCTTTGGCGAGGCTTCGCCGGCGACAATGCGGTCGGAGATCTTCTTCATCCACATGGAGCCCTCGCGGCACGGCGTGCACTGGCCGCAGGATTCGTGGGCGTAGAAGGTGTTGATATTGTTGAGCACCCACGAGATCTTCCGGGTGTTGTCGAGGACGATGACCCCGCCGGAGCCGGCCATGGTGCCGCAGGCGGCGAGGGAGTCGAAGTCCATCGGGATGTCCCAGAAAGAAAGCTTCAGGTCGGAACCTTCGGGGCCCTTGCCCTTGAGGGTGAATTCTTCCTCGCAGCGGAGAATCTTGGAGGAAGAACCTCCGGGGATGACGGCTTTAAATTCGCAGCCGTCTTTCGGCCCGCCACACATGTCGTAGAGCAGTTCGCGCATGGTCACCTTGCCGACTTCGACTTCGAAGTAGCCCGGCTTCTTCACGTCGCCGGAAACGCAGAGGATACGGGTGCCGGTGTTGTTCTTCACTCCGAGCTTCGCGTATTCGTCGCCGCCCATGCGGACGATGTGCTTCACGTGGCACAGCGACTCCACGTTGTTCACGATGGTCGGGCACATGTAGAGGCCCAGCGCTGCGGGGAAGTAGGGCGGCTTGATGCGCGGGTAAGCGCGCTTGCCCTCAAGCGACTCGATCAGGCCGGTCTCCTCGCCGCAGATGTAGGCGGCGGCACCGCGGTGAACGTAGATTTCCACGTCAAAGCCGGAGCCGAGGACGTTCTTGCCGACGAAGTTCTTCGCACGGGCCTCGGCGATGGCATTCTCTAGGATGATCGCAGCGCCGGGGAATTCCTCGCGGATGTAGATGTAGGCAACCTTCGCGCCGACGGCGAAGCAGGAGATCACCATGCCCTCGATGAGCTGGTGCGGGTCCTGGTGCAGGATGTAGCGGTCCTTGAAGGTGCCGGGCTCGGACTCGTCTGCATTGCAGATCAGATAGACCGGCTTCGTGTTGTTCGGCGGGATGAAGGTCCACTTCAGGCCGGTGGGGAAGCCTGCACCGCCACGACCGCGCAGGCCGGACTTCTTCACCTCCTCGGTGATCGCCTTGGGCTCCATGCCCATCGCCTTCTTCAGTTCCTCGTAGCCGCCATCGCGCAGGTAGCAGTCGATGGACGGGTCCCAGCCCTCGCGATCGACGTTCTTGAAGATGAGTCGGTATTCGCGGGA is from Luteolibacter flavescens and encodes:
- a CDS encoding sterol desaturase family protein: MNVPSMLLATAGSFLFLALVFYPLERAFPAKHGQRFFRPAWWLDLCFFLGQYLLWSGIVLWVLSRFGDWIDGVVPAAFRAAVAGQPWWLQAVEVILLSDFFVYWGHRLQHRVPFLWRFHSVHHSAEHLDWLAAHREHPLDTVYTMGLINLPVFLLGFPLETLAGLIAFRGIWAIYIHSNVRLPIGPLRWFVGAPELHHWHHDRVRDAGNYANISPLMDLAFGTYRCPDHEPESFGVNEEMPRSYFGQMLHPFRRKKRKASRAAEEIIADRTAPATDTPPDPSCGVKATSG
- a CDS encoding DUF418 domain-containing protein translates to MSGFKFPLVSFLYPSEDFHHPGPWNEVAETVLLWLVSGKFMSIFAFLFGVGLALQEKRAASRGLAFGPFIRWRMVLLLAAGVIHGILLWPGDILAVYGIFGLLSPILLGWRARTLAGVVLAIALISIAAHVILTLAFHESGAVYADRESIELWIEGYRQASLPGVIQLRIQEWKMVWVTAYLSDFSYAFLFFVTGLATGKSGRFLDWLSPGFKVGRGFVIAFLVALVITIIALIIFRGPEPISRDASIFAYLAILVGNWMLAWGYMAGFARLHTRIAASDLMKSLRCVGRMSLTNYLLQSIIANAVFMPFGLGLYGQASFCEGLALSAIIFAFQMIFSRWWLSRHNSGPAEYLWRALSYPR
- the nuoF gene encoding NADH-quinone oxidoreductase subunit NuoF — encoded protein: MITYKAGKQPDSREYRLIFKNVDREGWDPSIDCYLRDGGYEELKKAMGMEPKAITEEVKKSGLRGRGGAGFPTGLKWTFIPPNNTKPVYLICNADESEPGTFKDRYILHQDPHQLIEGMVISCFAVGAKVAYIYIREEFPGAAIILENAIAEARAKNFVGKNVLGSGFDVEIYVHRGAAAYICGEETGLIESLEGKRAYPRIKPPYFPAALGLYMCPTIVNNVESLCHVKHIVRMGGDEYAKLGVKNNTGTRILCVSGDVKKPGYFEVEVGKVTMRELLYDMCGGPKDGCEFKAVIPGGSSSKILRCEEEFTLKGKGPEGSDLKLSFWDIPMDFDSLAACGTMAGSGGVIVLDNTRKISWVLNNINTFYAHESCGQCTPCREGSMWMKKISDRIVAGEASPKDVATLESVAYQIDGRTICAFGEASSWPVEAIIAKFRDELIADTKPENDAVPQNAEAEAQRRYLQHA